The sequence CTAATCTTAAACTTGCTCCACCCACTAAAACACCATCGATATCCGGCTGCGTCATTAAAATATCGATGTTTTCTGGGGTAACACTTCCGCCATAAAGGATTCTGATTTTATCGGCTGAGTCTTTGCTCCATTTTTTAGCGATATTTTCTCTAATATAACTATGAATTTCTTCTGCCTGGTCTGGAGTCGCAGTTTTTCCAGTCCCAATTGCCCAAACCGGCTCATAGGCTATGACCACATTATTTATATTATCGAGCGTCTTCAGTCCTGTTTCCAATTGTCTCTTCACTACACTTAAAGTTTGATTGTTCTCGCGCTCAGCAAGCGTTTCTCCAATACATAAGATTGGCTTTAGTCCAATTTGTAATGCAGTATGAAGTTTCTTATTAATTATCTCATCAGTTTCGGCAAAATATTGTCTTCGTTCTGAATGTCCTAAAATAACATATTGGCAGCCGAGTTCTTTAAGAAATTCACCTGAAATTTCACCGGTAAAAGCGCCTTTAATCTCCCAATGCATATTTTGTGCGCCGAGTCGAATATTAGAATTTTTGATTACTTCTGCTACCACAGATAAAGCAGTAAACGGTGGGCAAATTAATACCTCCGACTGGATTTCTTCCAATAGTGCTTCAACTAACGCTTGAGCAAACTCTTTGGCTTCTTGTGGTGATTTGTTCATTTTCCAGTTACCGGCAATAAGGGGTATTCTCATTTCAAACACATTTTCTAATTGTAATCTCAGATATCTTTTAATGCTTTGATGCCGGGGAGTTCTCTGCCTTCTAAAAATTCTAAGGAAGCGCCACCAGCCGTTGAAACAAAACTGACTTTATCTTTTAATCCTAATTTACTAAGACAAGCAACTGTATCACCACCACCAACAACAGAAGTTGCACCGGCCTTTGTCGCATCAGCAATAGCTAATCCGATTTCTCTACTACCATTGGCAAATTTATCAATTTCAAAGATTCCGATAGGTCCTGCCCAAACAATTGTCTGAGCCGATTTAATTATATCTTTGTAAATCTGACAAGTTTGCGGTCCGATATCAACACCTGACCAATTGGTTGGAATCTCGTTGGAATAAACCACTTGCGTATAGGCATCAGCCGCAATTTTTTCGGCAACTAAAACATCGGTTGGCAATTTTATCTTTTTTTCATTGAGTAAATTTCTCGTTTCTTCTAACATTTCAGGTTCAAAGATCGAATTGCCGATTTCATATCCCTGTGCCTTAAAGAAATTGAAAATCAGACCGCCACCAAGAAGAAGATGGTCAACTTTCTTTGACAGATTTTTAATGACCCCGAGTTTGTCAGTTATCTTGGCTCCGCCGATAATAGCAACATAAGGATGCTTTGGTGATTCGACCACATAACTGAGATATTCAATCTCTTTTTCCATTAAAAATCCGGCTGCTGGATTATCGAAATATCGGGTAACACCTTCGGTGGAACTATGAGCTCGATGGGCAGTAGCAAATGCATCGTTTACATATATTTCTCCTAATTCTGCCAGCGCTTTAGCAAAGGTAGGGTCATTTTTCTCTTCTTCTGGATGAAATCTCAAATTTTCCAAAAGCACAACATCTCCAGGTTTTGCTCTTTCAATAACACCTTTCACATTCGGGCCGATACAATCTTCAGTAAAAAGCACTTCTTTATTAATCAATTGCGACAGTTTTGTTGCCACTGGTTTTAACGAATATTTCGGGTCAGGTTTACCTTTAGGCTTGCCTAAATGCGACATTAGAATCGCAATACCATTCTGCTCGATGATATATTCAATTGTTGGTAATGCTGCGCGAATGCGCGTATCGTCACTAATTTCGCCGGTAGATGAAAGTGGTACATTAAAATCAACCCGCACTAAAACTTTCTTATTTTTTACTTCTAAATCTCTAATGGATAGTTTTTTCATAACTTAGCTACTTATGTGAAATAATATATTCAATTAAATCAATCACTCGACAAGTATAGCCCCATTCGTTGTCATACCAAGCAAAGAGTTTAACTAAGTTTTTATCAATCACCGCAGTAAGCGTGGAATCAAAGATTGCGGAATAAGGACTTCCGGTAAAATCGATTGAAACTAAAGGCTCAGTTAGATATTGGATATATTTTTTCATTGGTCCATTGCAAGCCTTTTCAAATGCCATATTAACTTCTTCTTTAGTTGTTTCTTTTTCCACGACGCAAGACAAGTCAACCAAGGAGACATCAGCCGTTGGCACACGAATGGCAGTGCCGTCAATTTTCCCTTTAAGTTCCGGAAAGACTACTCCAATAAGTTTTGCGGCACCAGTCGAAGTTGGAATCATTGACATCGCACCGGCTCGAGCGCGTCGTAAATCTTTATGCGGTGCATCTAAGATATTCTGGTCATTAGTATAAGCATGAATTGTTGTCATATATCCGCGCTGAATCTTGAAATTTTCGTGTAGAACCTTTGCTATTGGCACGACACAATTAGTCGTGCAGGAAGCATTCGAAATAATCTGGTCGGTTTTGGGGTCATAAATCTGTTCGTTCACACCCATCACAATTGATTTTACAGGTGTTTCACCTTTTGGTGGTGCCGTGATAATAACTTTTTTGGCACCAGCATCAAGATGAGCTTTAGATTTTTCGTAGGAAGTAAAAGCTCCACTGGATTCCACGACAATCTCAATACCTAAATCTTTCCAGGGAAGTTTTGAAGGGTCTTTTTCCGAAAACGCCTTGATTTCTTTATCATTAACCAGAAAGGAATCTGCTTTGGCAACCACAGTGCCATTAAATGTCCGATGGACGGAATCATATTTAAACAGATGAGCCAGGGTTTTAGCGTCAGTAATATCATTAACTGCGACAATGTCAAAATTTTTATTATTGAGACCGGCTCTTAATACTAATCGGCCAATTCGACCAAAGCCATTAATTGCTACTTTTACTGCCATAAGTTCCTCCTAAATGAATAATTATTTTTTATTCTATTTTTGCAATATTTTTGAGAATAAACTAAAAACATTTTTAATATTGCCAATTAACTAAACAAGTTATTCTGCAAGCATTAATTCATAAATTATATAAGTTTATAATTAAGTTTATAGTTTATAATATAAATCCATAAGTTTATAATATAAATCAAAATGTCTTAAAAGTCAATCTTTTTCTGTATTCCGTAAAAGTATCACCAACATCAGATTAGTCGAAGTATAATTTAATAAAATCTAATTTTCTTTGTTAAATTTAATCGTTTTTATGAAATACACTTTACAATTATTAATTTTTGATTACAATAGAAATTGTCTTTGGGGGATCGTCTAACGGCAGGACTGCAGACTCTGGATCTGCGTATCGGGGTTCGAATCCCTGTCCCCCAGATAAAAATAAAAAATTAACTATCAAAATTAGAAAGCGTGTCAGCAAAATCGAAAGTATCATTTATGGCATAATAAATTGATAAAGATAAAATGGATTACCGTATCTATTCATTAATTGCTTTATTATTTTGGGGACTATGGGCATATTTTTCTAAGGTTCTAACTAAAAGTCTTATTACCGAACATTTAGCATTTTTCACTTCAATCGGTGCCTGGCTTGCTATAGCCATTTATGCCTTGATAAGAACTAAGATATATTTTAGCCTCAATTCGTTCTGGGCAATTCTCGTTGGTATTTCTGCTTCAATTGCAACATTAGCGTTTTATATCGCCCTATCTAAAGGGCCGGCTTGTGTTGTCGTGCCTTTAACTGGATTATATATTGTTGTGCCGGTAATTTTAGCTTACATATTTTTATCTGAACCACTAACACTAAATCACATCATCGGTATTATCACTGCAATAATTGCAATCTTCTTTTTATCCCGATAGGAGATATAAGAAATATAATCGAATTTTAAGAAATATAATCAAATTTAGGGGAAAATTGGGAATAAGGTATTTTGTTTGGTATTATAAAAATCTGGCACCAATTAA is a genomic window of candidate division WOR-3 bacterium containing:
- the gap gene encoding type I glyceraldehyde-3-phosphate dehydrogenase, encoding MAVKVAINGFGRIGRLVLRAGLNNKNFDIVAVNDITDAKTLAHLFKYDSVHRTFNGTVVAKADSFLVNDKEIKAFSEKDPSKLPWKDLGIEIVVESSGAFTSYEKSKAHLDAGAKKVIITAPPKGETPVKSIVMGVNEQIYDPKTDQIISNASCTTNCVVPIAKVLHENFKIQRGYMTTIHAYTNDQNILDAPHKDLRRARAGAMSMIPTSTGAAKLIGVVFPELKGKIDGTAIRVPTADVSLVDLSCVVEKETTKEEVNMAFEKACNGPMKKYIQYLTEPLVSIDFTGSPYSAIFDSTLTAVIDKNLVKLFAWYDNEWGYTCRVIDLIEYIISHK
- a CDS encoding phosphoglycerate kinase, which translates into the protein MKKLSIRDLEVKNKKVLVRVDFNVPLSSTGEISDDTRIRAALPTIEYIIEQNGIAILMSHLGKPKGKPDPKYSLKPVATKLSQLINKEVLFTEDCIGPNVKGVIERAKPGDVVLLENLRFHPEEEKNDPTFAKALAELGEIYVNDAFATAHRAHSSTEGVTRYFDNPAAGFLMEKEIEYLSYVVESPKHPYVAIIGGAKITDKLGVIKNLSKKVDHLLLGGGLIFNFFKAQGYEIGNSIFEPEMLEETRNLLNEKKIKLPTDVLVAEKIAADAYTQVVYSNEIPTNWSGVDIGPQTCQIYKDIIKSAQTIVWAGPIGIFEIDKFANGSREIGLAIADATKAGATSVVGGGDTVACLSKLGLKDKVSFVSTAGGASLEFLEGRELPGIKALKDI
- a CDS encoding EamA family transporter, encoding MDYRIYSLIALLFWGLWAYFSKVLTKSLITEHLAFFTSIGAWLAIAIYALIRTKIYFSLNSFWAILVGISASIATLAFYIALSKGPACVVVPLTGLYIVVPVILAYIFLSEPLTLNHIIGIITAIIAIFFLSR
- the tpiA gene encoding triose-phosphate isomerase — translated: MRIPLIAGNWKMNKSPQEAKEFAQALVEALLEEIQSEVLICPPFTALSVVAEVIKNSNIRLGAQNMHWEIKGAFTGEISGEFLKELGCQYVILGHSERRQYFAETDEIINKKLHTALQIGLKPILCIGETLAERENNQTLSVVKRQLETGLKTLDNINNVVIAYEPVWAIGTGKTATPDQAEEIHSYIRENIAKKWSKDSADKIRILYGGSVTPENIDILMTQPDIDGVLVGGASLRLESFIRIIKFRPLNV